A stretch of Desulfotalea psychrophila LSv54 DNA encodes these proteins:
- a CDS encoding Ig-like domain-containing protein, whose translation MALSGKIQAVTGLVTARTSEGEVRELRVGDFVYENDTIITADGASLSIIQEDGNLINLAGNEQLLLDESVLAAIDPSDAVSDEQSALQDAIVQALAEGKSIDDVLEKTAAGTEGSGGSYDFIDSDYYAGDASKGDVGTYLLGTENDGQVPDVSDQFYDDVGDVDDETATAAPKVEITEDINDDGTISNTEIDGTVGVLVNTPVGTVIGDVLNITNSDGIITDYPITQDILDNGLSLEYDRPADGTAITVSATLTDQADNISGSGSGTATMGDTTATVAPTVVISEDRDTDGTISNTEIDGKVDVTVTAPAGALVDDILNVTNPDGTVTAYTVNQDIIDNGLKLEYDRPADGDGITVSATLTDQAGNISVPGSGTATMGDTTATVAPTVVISEDRDTDGTISNTEIDGKVDVTVTAPAGALIDDVLNVTNPDGTVTAHTVNQDILDNGLKLEYDRPADGDGITVSATLTDQAGNTSGSGSGTATMGDTTATVAPTVVISEDRDTDGTISNTEIDGKVDVTVTAPAGALVDDVLNVTNPDGTVTAHPVTQDIIDSGLKLEYDRPADGDGITVSATLTDQAGNISVSGSGTATMGDTTAPTVSIDNPIEVDNVADDTEDDDVSISGTTIGVEDGQNVTVSLVDNSDSANPVTVVLGTAAVTGNTWTLADHNLSIYADHSDYTITADVSDAAGNAATQAVQTLELSDTTVPTVSIAAPIEGDNIADDTEDDDVSISGTTIGVEDGQNVTVSLVDNSDSANPVTVVLGTAAVTGNTWTLADHNLSIYADHSDYTITADVSDAAGNAATQAVQALELSDTTVPTVSINTPIEGDNIADDTEDDDVSISGTTIGVEDGQNVTVSLVDNSDSANPVTVVLGTAAVTGNTWTLADHNLSIYADHSDYTITADVSDAAGNAATQAVQTLELSDTTVPTVSIAAPIEGDNIADDTEDDDVSISGTTIGVEDGQNVTVSLVDNSDSANPVTVVLGTAAVTGNTWTLADHNLSIYADHSDYTITADVSDAAGNAATQAVQALELSDTTVPTVSINTPIEGDNIADDTEDDDVSISGTTIGVEDGQNVTVSLVDNSDSANPVTVVLGTAAVTGNTWTLADHNLSIYADHSDYTITADVSDAAGNAATQAVQALELSDTTVPTVSINTPIEGDNIADDTEDDDVSISGTTIGVEDGQNVTVSLVDNSDSANPVTVVLGTAAVTGNTWTLADHNLSIYADHSDYTITADVSDAAGNAATQAVQTLELSDTTVPTVSITAPIEGDNIADDTEDDDVSISGTTIGVEDGQNVTVSLVDNSDSANPVTVVLGTAAVTGNTWTLADHNLSIYADHSDYTITADVSDAAGNAATQAVQTLELSDTTVPTVSITAPIEGDNIADDTEDDDVSISGTTIGVEDGQNVTVSLVDNSDSANPVTVVLGTAAVTGNTWTLADHNLSIYADHSDYTITADVSDAAGNVATQAVQALELSDTTVPTVSITAPIEGDNIADDTEDDDVSISGTTIGVEDGQNVTVSLVDNSDSANPVTVVLGTAAVTGNTWTLADHNLSIYADHSDYTITADVSDAAGNAATQAVQALELSDTTVPTVSINTPIEGDNIADDTEDDDVSISGTTIGVEDGQNVTVSLVDNSDSANPVTVVLGTAAVTGNTWTLADHNLSIYADHSDYTITADVSDAAGNAATQAVQALELSDTTVPTVSINTPIEGDNIADDTEDDDVSISGTTIGVEDGQNVTVSLVDNSDSANPVTVVLGTAAVTGNTWTLADHNLSIYADHSDYTITADVSDAAGNAATQAVQALELSDTTVPTVSINTPIEGDNIADDTEDDDVSISGTTIGVEDGQNVTVSLVDNSDSANPVTVVLGTAAVTGNTWTLADHNLSIYADHSDYTITADVSDAAGNAATQAVQALELSDTTVPTVSINTPIEGDNIADDTEDDDVSISGTTIGVEDGQNVTVSLVDNSDSANPVTVVLGTAAVTGNTWTLADHNLSIYADHSDYTITADVSDAAGNVATQAVQALELSDTTVPTVSINTPIEGDNIADDTEDDDVSISGTTTDVENGQFVTVNLVDSSDPLNPTTVFLGTAEVTDNIWILTDQDLNGYDDHGSYTVTADVSDAAGNDATPASEPLELSDTTAPIATITLTPNITADDVINATEANETIAITGRVTGEFTAGDIVTLTINGVESTGGVLAGGRFSINVAGSDLAADSDTTINASFVATDAAGNTATPVTDTEDYNVAPIAIDDPVHVTGGLHSEYYGVDHHIANITDAQRVISGNDADATFISTDINYGYTDRNGDGNYDPHEWVMRGNLTDGIILNENKDAIDDSHLKEFIKGGSKDLVYNEESIKDGSLEDATNGILHMEGMLNITNGGDYTFNVAHDDGFDLRIDGVSVFRYDAITSTKIEEPVTLSLKEGLHDVEIIYWDQGGAYVFDLDLLDSNGKNVWTKDNLSHAETGSIDVRNDSTITLNLTDNDSDIDGEIDVSKIVITDPPDHGTVTRHDDGTVTYEPNEGYHGLDTFTYTVDDTEGATSNVATVTLNVTPSVGSNAIVYEAGLAEATEQSAGTDPSAAIITEGNLLGEDGGRIVSVADKDGSRRENTITVETDHGTITVYTKAADGHSAGDYIYTLTKSSDGDSVVDSISYEVQHGKPHTVESHLDISIIDDAPVGTNISNNIEDSSAASQTINLIIVLDKSGSMDYSLEGTDSTRIEVAKEALSSMFDSYDNLGNVNIQFVPFDSNAEKSEWYIDDKHGANTYLDNIIPDNGGTCYDNALDKTAEGYWAPPAAKTLVYFISDGEPHQYHGALHAKVDWEEFVTDNDIDISFGIGITNSVSLEALAPIAFADGDGDLEPYLTKVLNAFDLKQTLLDTVGEGVAHGDASVLMASGDGGIVLGADGGHIQSILVDGTLHKYVPVTKVTESINTDRGGTIDINYETGEYIYLINPQNTVLGEEEKFVITGVDKDGDSKSVDLVIHLDYVANLDANYDSIITNADEGTSLDIDYDVLLANDSGTGNTSVTSVAAGSGTDLLTTSAGVTLANVADGESFTYEISSGNASDRAKVDVTRTNASKLTGTSGDDVIINTAESVDYTVEAIVRPGNTYYTDNQIGLIFTGKAAISITAVTFDLRAGGNENAIFDLSDHHLKIGEDTAGIDSYNVGFTTENGGSRLTFTFHPDEFTNQDQFWFRADTDHLGENNGEDFGTSGVSITVAFSDGTQTSGIYNTEAGGSSRVILDGQAALSGEEGNDYLLGSDSSEYLDGGEGRDTIDAGEGDDTIVFDAADTRIDGGGGFDTLLISDAVLDFSHLAEGTVQNIERLDLTDPAAQNINLTLDNVLDMTSLTTTTEGEIIHVLELKGGANDTVTVDVENSTGTWVHDGGLFSNGSDSIQVTLSTDSDNALDNIHIIFDDGTSN comes from the coding sequence ATGGCTCTATCAGGCAAAATCCAGGCAGTCACAGGTCTTGTAACAGCGCGTACCTCAGAGGGTGAGGTTCGTGAATTACGGGTTGGTGATTTTGTTTATGAGAATGATACCATCATAACTGCAGACGGAGCCAGCCTCTCAATTATCCAGGAAGACGGAAACCTGATTAACCTGGCCGGCAACGAGCAGCTCCTTCTCGATGAGTCTGTCCTTGCTGCGATTGACCCCAGTGATGCCGTCAGCGACGAGCAGAGCGCCCTGCAGGATGCGATTGTTCAGGCCCTTGCGGAAGGCAAGAGCATCGATGATGTTCTGGAAAAGACCGCCGCCGGTACAGAAGGTTCGGGTGGTTCATACGATTTCATCGACAGTGACTATTACGCCGGTGACGCCAGCAAAGGCGACGTCGGCACCTACCTCCTCGGCACCGAGAATGATGGCCAAGTCCCAGATGTGTCTGACCAGTTTTATGATGATGTGGGGGATGTGGATGATGAGACAGCTACCGCAGCTCCAAAAGTTGAAATTACCGAAGATATTAATGATGACGGTACGATTTCTAATACTGAAATTGACGGTACAGTTGGTGTCCTGGTAAATACCCCTGTCGGAACCGTTATTGGCGATGTTCTTAATATAACTAATTCCGATGGAATTATTACGGACTACCCCATTACCCAGGATATTCTTGATAACGGTCTGAGTCTTGAATACGATCGTCCTGCTGACGGTACGGCGATTACTGTAAGTGCTACCCTTACCGACCAGGCGGACAATATCTCTGGTTCTGGTAGCGGTACAGCTACTATGGGTGATACAACAGCCACCGTAGCGCCAACGGTTGTTATTAGCGAAGATCGTGATACTGACGGAACTATTAGTAATACCGAGATTGACGGTAAGGTTGATGTAACTGTTACAGCACCTGCTGGTGCATTAGTAGATGATATTCTTAACGTAACCAACCCCGATGGAACGGTAACAGCATATACTGTAAACCAGGATATTATTGATAACGGACTGAAACTTGAATACGACCGACCAGCGGATGGTGATGGCATAACCGTAAGTGCGACCCTTACTGATCAGGCTGGGAATATTTCAGTTCCTGGTAGTGGTACAGCTACTATGGGTGATACAACAGCCACCGTAGCGCCAACGGTTGTTATTAGCGAAGATCGTGATACTGACGGAACTATTAGCAATACCGAGATTGACGGTAAGGTTGATGTAACTGTTACAGCACCTGCTGGTGCATTAATAGATGATGTTCTTAATGTAACCAACCCCGATGGAACGGTAACAGCACATACTGTAAACCAGGATATTCTTGATAACGGACTCAAACTTGAATACGACCGACCAGCGGATGGTGATGGCATAACCGTAAGTGCAACCCTCACCGATCAGGCTGGGAATACCTCTGGTTCTGGTAGCGGTACAGCTACTATGGGGGATACAACAGCCACCGTAGCGCCAACGGTTGTTATTAGCGAAGATCGTGATACTGACGGAACTATTAGTAATACCGAGATTGACGGTAAGGTTGATGTAACTGTTACAGCACCTGCTGGTGCATTAGTAGATGATGTTCTTAATGTAACCAACCCCGATGGAACTGTAACAGCACATCCTGTAACCCAGGATATTATTGATAGCGGACTCAAACTTGAATACGACCGACCAGCGGATGGTGATGGAATAACCGTAAGTGCAACCCTCACCGATCAGGCTGGAAATATCTCTGTTTCTGGTAGCGGTACAGCTACTATGGGTGATACAACTGCCCCGACGGTGAGTATAGATAACCCTATAGAAGTGGATAATGTTGCCGACGATACGGAAGACGACGATGTAAGCATAAGTGGAACGACCATCGGTGTTGAAGATGGTCAGAATGTGACCGTGAGTCTTGTTGACAATAGCGATTCAGCCAATCCAGTTACAGTAGTTCTTGGTACTGCCGCAGTTACGGGTAACACCTGGACTTTAGCAGACCATAATCTGAGTATTTACGCTGATCACTCCGACTACACGATTACGGCAGATGTAAGTGATGCAGCAGGTAACGCAGCGACACAGGCAGTACAGACTTTAGAACTCAGTGATACGACTGTTCCTACGGTGAGCATTGCCGCACCGATCGAAGGCGACAATATAGCCGACGATACGGAAGACGACGATGTAAGCATAAGTGGAACGACCATCGGTGTTGAAGATGGTCAGAATGTGACCGTGAGTCTTGTTGACAATAGCGATTCAGCCAATCCAGTTACAGTAGTTCTTGGTACTGCCGCAGTTACGGGTAACACCTGGACTTTAGCAGACCATAATCTGAGTATTTACGCTGATCACTCCGACTACACGATTACGGCAGATGTAAGTGATGCAGCAGGTAACGCAGCGACACAGGCAGTACAGGCTTTAGAACTCAGTGATACGACTGTTCCTACGGTGAGCATTAATACCCCTATTGAAGGCGACAATATAGCCGACGATACGGAAGACGACGATGTAAGCATAAGTGGAACGACCATCGGTGTTGAAGATGGTCAGAATGTGACCGTGAGTCTTGTTGACAATAGCGATTCAGCCAATCCAGTTACAGTAGTTCTTGGTACTGCCGCAGTTACGGGTAACACCTGGACTTTAGCAGACCATAATCTGAGTATTTACGCTGATCACTCCGACTACACGATTACGGCAGATGTAAGTGATGCAGCAGGTAACGCAGCGACACAGGCAGTACAGACTTTAGAACTCAGTGATACGACTGTTCCTACGGTGAGCATTGCCGCACCGATCGAAGGCGACAATATAGCCGACGATACGGAAGACGACGATGTAAGCATAAGTGGAACGACCATCGGTGTTGAAGATGGTCAGAATGTGACCGTGAGTCTTGTTGACAATAGCGATTCAGCCAATCCAGTTACAGTAGTTCTTGGTACTGCCGCAGTTACGGGTAACACCTGGACTTTAGCAGACCATAATCTGAGTATTTACGCTGATCACTCCGACTACACGATTACGGCAGATGTAAGTGATGCAGCAGGTAACGCAGCGACACAGGCAGTACAGGCTTTAGAACTCAGTGATACGACTGTTCCTACGGTGAGCATTAATACCCCTATTGAAGGCGACAATATAGCCGACGATACGGAAGACGACGATGTAAGCATAAGTGGAACGACCATCGGTGTTGAAGATGGTCAGAATGTGACCGTGAGTCTTGTTGACAATAGCGATTCAGCCAATCCAGTTACAGTAGTTCTTGGTACTGCCGCAGTTACGGGTAACACCTGGACTTTAGCAGACCATAATCTGAGTATTTACGCTGATCACTCCGACTACACGATTACGGCAGATGTAAGTGATGCAGCAGGTAACGCAGCGACACAGGCAGTACAGGCTTTAGAACTCAGTGATACGACTGTTCCTACGGTGAGCATTAATACCCCTATTGAAGGCGACAATATAGCCGACGATACGGAAGACGACGATGTAAGCATAAGTGGAACGACCATCGGTGTTGAAGATGGTCAGAATGTGACCGTGAGTCTTGTTGACAATAGCGATTCAGCCAATCCAGTTACAGTAGTTCTTGGTACTGCCGCAGTTACGGGTAACACCTGGACTTTAGCAGACCATAATCTGAGTATTTACGCTGATCACTCCGACTACACGATTACGGCAGATGTAAGTGATGCAGCAGGTAACGCAGCGACACAGGCAGTACAGACTTTAGAACTCAGTGATACGACTGTTCCTACGGTGAGCATTACCGCACCGATCGAAGGCGACAATATAGCCGACGATACGGAAGACGACGATGTAAGCATAAGTGGAACGACCATCGGTGTTGAAGATGGTCAGAATGTGACCGTGAGTCTTGTTGACAATAGCGATTCAGCCAATCCAGTTACAGTAGTTCTTGGTACTGCCGCAGTTACGGGTAACACCTGGACTTTAGCAGACCATAATCTGAGTATTTACGCTGATCACTCCGACTACACGATTACGGCAGATGTAAGTGATGCAGCAGGTAACGCAGCGACACAGGCAGTACAGACTTTAGAACTCAGTGATACGACTGTTCCTACGGTGAGCATTACCGCACCGATCGAAGGCGACAATATAGCCGACGATACGGAAGACGACGATGTAAGCATAAGTGGAACGACCATCGGTGTTGAAGATGGTCAGAATGTGACCGTGAGTCTTGTTGACAATAGCGATTCAGCCAATCCAGTTACAGTAGTTCTTGGTACTGCCGCAGTTACGGGTAACACCTGGACTTTAGCAGACCATAATCTGAGTATTTACGCTGATCACTCCGACTACACGATTACGGCAGATGTAAGTGATGCAGCAGGTAACGTAGCGACACAGGCAGTACAGGCTTTAGAACTCAGTGATACGACTGTTCCTACGGTGAGCATTACCGCACCGATCGAAGGCGACAATATAGCCGACGATACGGAAGACGATGATGTAAGCATAAGTGGAACGACCATCGGTGTTGAAGATGGTCAGAATGTGACCGTGAGTCTTGTTGACAATAGCGATTCAGCCAATCCAGTTACAGTAGTTCTTGGTACTGCCGCAGTTACGGGTAACACCTGGACTTTAGCAGACCATAATCTGAGTATTTACGCTGATCACTCCGACTACACGATTACGGCAGATGTAAGTGATGCAGCAGGTAACGCAGCGACACAGGCAGTACAGGCTTTAGAACTTAGTGATACGACTGTTCCTACGGTGAGCATTAATACCCCTATTGAAGGCGACAATATAGCCGACGATACGGAAGACGATGATGTAAGCATAAGTGGAACGACCATCGGTGTTGAAGATGGTCAGAATGTGACCGTGAGTCTTGTTGACAATAGCGATTCAGCCAATCCAGTTACAGTAGTTCTTGGTACTGCCGCAGTTACGGGTAACACCTGGACTTTAGCAGACCATAATCTGAGTATTTACGCTGATCACTCCGACTACACGATTACGGCAGATGTAAGTGATGCAGCAGGTAACGCAGCGACACAGGCAGTACAGGCTTTAGAACTTAGTGATACGACTGTTCCTACGGTGAGCATTAATACCCCTATTGAAGGCGACAATATAGCCGACGATACGGAAGACGATGATGTAAGCATAAGTGGAACGACCATCGGTGTTGAAGATGGTCAGAATGTGACCGTGAGTCTTGTTGACAATAGCGATTCAGCCAATCCAGTTACAGTAGTTCTTGGTACTGCCGCAGTTACGGGTAACACCTGGACTTTAGCAGACCATAATCTGAGTATTTACGCTGATCACTCCGACTACACGATTACGGCAGATGTAAGTGATGCAGCAGGTAACGCAGCGACACAGGCAGTACAGGCTTTAGAACTTAGTGATACGACTGTTCCTACGGTGAGCATTAATACCCCTATTGAAGGCGACAATATAGCCGACGATACGGAAGACGATGATGTAAGCATAAGTGGAACGACCATCGGTGTTGAAGATGGTCAGAATGTGACCGTGAGTCTTGTTGACAATAGCGATTCAGCCAATCCAGTTACAGTAGTTCTTGGTACTGCCGCAGTTACGGGTAACACCTGGACTTTAGCAGACCATAATCTGAGTATTTACGCTGATCACTCCGACTACACGATTACGGCAGATGTAAGTGATGCAGCAGGTAACGCAGCGACACAGGCAGTACAGGCTTTAGAACTTAGTGATACGACTGTTCCTACGGTGAGCATTAATACCCCTATTGAAGGCGACAATATAGCCGACGATACGGAAGACGATGATGTAAGCATAAGTGGAACGACCATCGGTGTTGAAGATGGTCAGAATGTGACCGTGAGTCTTGTTGACAATAGCGATTCAGCCAATCCAGTTACAGTAGTTCTTGGTACTGCCGCAGTTACGGGTAACACCTGGACTTTAGCAGACCATAATCTGAGTATTTACGCTGATCACTCCGACTACACGATTACGGCAGATGTAAGTGATGCAGCAGGTAACGTAGCGACGCAGGCAGTACAGGCTTTAGAACTCAGTGATACGACTGTTCCTACGGTGAGCATTAACACCCCTATTGAAGGTGACAATATAGCCGACGATACGGAAGACGACGATGTAAGCATAAGTGGTACGACAACTGATGTTGAAAATGGTCAGTTTGTCACCGTGAATCTTGTCGACAGTAGCGATCCATTGAATCCTACAACAGTATTTCTTGGCACCGCGGAGGTTACAGACAACATTTGGATTTTAACAGACCAGGATCTGAATGGTTATGATGATCATGGTAGCTACACTGTTACGGCAGATGTCAGTGATGCAGCTGGCAATGATGCGACGCCGGCAAGTGAGCCTTTAGAGCTCAGTGATACCACCGCTCCAATTGCGACAATTACCCTTACACCAAATATTACAGCAGACGATGTTATCAACGCTACAGAAGCAAATGAGACAATAGCAATTACTGGTCGTGTAACAGGAGAATTCACAGCAGGTGATATTGTAACCCTGACGATAAACGGAGTTGAGTCAACCGGTGGTGTATTAGCTGGTGGTCGTTTCAGTATAAATGTAGCAGGAAGCGATCTTGCAGCGGATTCTGATACGACCATTAATGCAAGCTTTGTTGCCACCGATGCAGCGGGAAATACAGCAACCCCTGTGACTGACACTGAAGATTATAACGTGGCACCAATAGCAATAGATGATCCAGTGCACGTCACTGGTGGATTACATTCTGAGTATTATGGGGTTGATCATCATATTGCTAATATAACTGATGCGCAGCGAGTGATTTCAGGCAATGATGCTGACGCGACATTTATTTCCACCGATATCAACTATGGTTACACCGATCGCAACGGTGATGGAAATTATGACCCTCATGAGTGGGTGATGAGGGGAAATTTAACCGATGGTATCATTTTAAATGAAAATAAAGATGCAATTGATGATAGTCACTTAAAAGAGTTTATTAAAGGTGGTAGTAAGGATCTGGTCTACAATGAAGAGTCAATAAAAGATGGTAGTCTAGAAGATGCAACCAATGGTATTCTTCATATGGAGGGTATGCTTAATATCACAAATGGTGGCGACTATACCTTCAACGTTGCCCATGATGATGGTTTTGATCTACGCATAGATGGGGTAAGCGTGTTCAGGTATGACGCTATTACATCCACTAAGATAGAAGAGCCGGTTACATTGTCGCTGAAGGAAGGCTTGCATGATGTAGAGATTATTTACTGGGATCAGGGTGGCGCCTATGTCTTTGATTTAGACTTGCTTGATAGTAATGGCAAGAATGTATGGACAAAAGATAACTTATCACATGCCGAGACCGGATCAATTGATGTCAGGAATGATAGCACCATCACCCTAAATCTCACCGACAATGATTCTGATATAGATGGTGAAATTGATGTAAGCAAAATAGTTATCACAGATCCACCAGATCATGGCACAGTAACCAGACATGACGATGGCACTGTCACCTATGAGCCAAATGAGGGTTATCACGGCCTAGATACCTTTACGTATACTGTTGATGATACAGAGGGCGCTACATCAAACGTTGCAACAGTAACCTTGAATGTCACCCCCTCTGTAGGATCAAATGCCATTGTCTATGAGGCAGGTCTTGCTGAGGCTACTGAGCAAAGTGCGGGTACTGACCCTAGTGCGGCGATTATCACTGAGGGGAATTTGCTTGGTGAGGATGGTGGGCGTATTGTCAGTGTGGCAGATAAAGATGGCTCCAGGCGGGAAAATACTATCACCGTAGAGACAGATCATGGAACTATCACGGTTTATACAAAAGCTGCTGATGGGCATTCGGCTGGGGATTATATTTATACTCTCACGAAGAGCAGTGATGGGGATAGTGTAGTTGATAGTATTAGCTATGAGGTTCAGCATGGTAAGCCACATACTGTGGAGTCACATTTGGATATTTCGATCATTGATGACGCCCCTGTTGGAACCAATATCTCCAACAATATTGAGGATAGCAGCGCTGCATCCCAGACAATAAACCTGATTATTGTCTTGGATAAATCGGGCAGTATGGATTACTCGTTGGAGGGAACTGATTCTACGCGAATAGAGGTTGCCAAGGAGGCATTGTCATCGATGTTTGACTCCTATGATAACCTCGGCAATGTTAATATTCAATTTGTTCCCTTTGATAGTAATGCTGAGAAATCAGAATGGTATATCGATGATAAACATGGGGCTAATACCTATCTTGATAATATTATTCCAGATAATGGTGGCACATGTTATGACAATGCTTTAGATAAAACTGCAGAAGGCTATTGGGCTCCACCAGCTGCTAAAACGCTAGTCTATTTTATCTCTGATGGTGAACCTCATCAATATCATGGTGCACTTCATGCAAAAGTAGATTGGGAAGAATTTGTGACAGACAATGATATTGATATTTCCTTTGGCATTGGTATTACAAACAGTGTGAGTTTGGAGGCCCTGGCCCCAATCGCCTTCGCCGATGGCGATGGGGATCTGGAACCTTATCTCACTAAGGTGCTTAATGCCTTTGATCTGAAGCAAACCCTACTCGACACCGTAGGGGAAGGTGTTGCCCATGGCGATGCCTCAGTCCTTATGGCGTCTGGTGATGGTGGTATTGTTCTTGGTGCCGATGGAGGCCATATTCAGTCGATTCTCGTTGATGGTACTCTTCATAAATATGTCCCAGTTACTAAGGTAACGGAAAGTATCAACACTGACCGTGGAGGCACCATTGATATAAACTATGAAACCGGAGAGTATATCTACCTTATCAATCCTCAGAATACAGTCTTGGGGGAAGAGGAAAAATTTGTCATTACAGGCGTAGATAAGGATGGTGATAGCAAGTCTGTCGATCTTGTTATTCATCTGGATTACGTCGCAAATTTAGATGCAAACTATGACAGTATTATCACTAATGCAGATGAAGGTACTAGCCTAGATATCGATTATGATGTACTTCTTGCCAATGATTCCGGGACAGGAAATACGTCTGTGACATCCGTTGCAGCAGGGAGTGGCACAGATCTCTTAACAACATCGGCTGGAGTTACCTTGGCCAATGTTGCAGATGGGGAATCGTTCACCTATGAAATTTCCTCAGGCAATGCAAGTGACAGAGCCAAGGTTGATGTTACACGGACTAACGCCTCTAAGTTAACTGGCACATCAGGTGATGATGTGATTATTAATACAGCAGAAAGTGTGGATTATACTGTTGAGGCAATAGTACGTCCGGGAAACACATATTACACAGACAATCAGATTGGCCTGATATTCACTGGCAAAGCAGCGATTTCTATTACTGCTGTTACATTTGATTTACGTGCAGGTGGTAATGAAAATGCTATTTTTGATCTATCAGATCATCACTTGAAAATTGGCGAAGACACAGCTGGTATTGATTCATATAATGTTGGATTTACTACTGAAAATGGTGGTAGCAGGCTCACATTTACATTTCATCCTGATGAGTTCACAAATCAAGATCAATTTTGGTTCCGAGCTGATACTGACCATCTTGGGGAGAATAACGGAGAAGACTTTGGCACCTCTGGTGTAAGTATTACCGTTGCCTTCAGTGACGGAACACAAACATCTGGTATCTATAACACCGAAGCAGGTGGATCCTCAAGGGTCATTTTGGACGGGCAGGCAGCCCTATCCGGTGAAGAGGGCAATGACTATCTTCTGGGGAGTGATAGTTCCGAATACCTTGACGGTGGAGAGGGGCGCGATACCATCGATGCCGGCGAGGGTGATGACACCATCGTCTTCGATGCAGCCGATACACGGATCGACGGTGGTGGAGGCTTTGACACTCTGTTGATCTCTGATGCAGTACTGGATTTTAGTCATCTTGCAGAAGGAACTGTGCAAAACATTGAAAGGTTGGATCTTACAGATCCTGCAGCTCAAAATATTAATCTAACCCTGGATAATGTTCTTGATATGACGTCGCTCACGACGACAACTGAAGGTGAAATAATCCATGTCCTTGAACTTAAAGGTGGGGCGAATGACACTGTTACTGTCGATGTAGAAAACTCTACAGGAACGTGGGTTCATGATGGTGGTCTCTTCTCAAATGGTAGTGATTCTATACAAGTTACATTATCAACTGACAGCGACAATGCGCTGGATAATATTCATATTATCTTTGACGATGGAACTAGCAATTAA